The following are encoded in a window of Fibrobacter sp. UWB2 genomic DNA:
- a CDS encoding polysaccharide biosynthesis tyrosine autokinase produces the protein MAASSKKEETDLFDLLKDLAKNWKIMIPCLIVSAIIGVFVAMWIRPIYQVDALLQIESKNNKSMGMTGGLSSLFATTSPAETEIELIGSRQIIGEAVEKMHLQYVAIPTNKLDRLMHREGRMELSLFEFPWKTIPKEKRKGSWTTEALDSTTQYNLYDNKKQKVLSGIVGKTYHVPYLSDTLTFRIERMEAAPGQKFKIGKMERLDAIEAFKGAFNIKERGKKTGILEFSYQDIYPDRATKVLNEIATSYLRQNVEQRNAEAQKTLEFLEKQLPIVKAQMDSTLLKYNTYRNKVGSVDIYAETKLVLEKRNKLQQSLLELQQKKQSAIRLFQPEHPTIKTLEEQENNLKRELANNTAATKKLPNTQQEVLKLTNEVDMSKLMYTTMLNNIQQLKLVSAGEVGSVRIIDFAEEVFRPIKPKKSLIVCIALFLGFLIGASISTLKSKISNGVRDAHFIERETGYSVYAKVPKGNPKGTKGTRPLAVVEPDDVAVESLRTLRSSLEFSMDESSNSIIGVSGLIPGVGKSFVSVNLAALYAGLGKKVLLIDADLRKGRLHKEFGIKRGKGLSQILLHTATAEEVISSTEVENLDIIPCGMVPSNPSELLGSKRYSELIEELKSKYDLIIVDTPPIMLVTDAALACRVAAQIVMVIEYNKHSIEAIQDGMKQLLKGNTSAHASFVINKYEHGHNDGYGYKYGKY, from the coding sequence ATGGCTGCATCTTCGAAAAAAGAAGAAACGGACCTTTTTGACTTGTTGAAGGATCTAGCGAAAAACTGGAAGATCATGATTCCGTGTCTGATCGTATCCGCAATTATCGGCGTATTCGTCGCCATGTGGATTAGGCCAATTTATCAGGTCGACGCCCTGCTTCAGATTGAATCCAAGAATAACAAAAGCATGGGCATGACAGGCGGACTCAGCAGCCTTTTTGCAACAACAAGCCCCGCAGAAACAGAAATTGAACTCATCGGAAGCCGTCAGATCATTGGCGAAGCCGTCGAAAAGATGCATTTGCAGTATGTCGCCATACCGACCAACAAACTTGACCGCCTAATGCACCGCGAAGGCCGCATGGAACTCAGTCTATTTGAATTTCCATGGAAAACCATTCCAAAAGAAAAAAGAAAAGGCTCGTGGACAACGGAAGCGCTTGACAGCACAACTCAATACAACCTGTATGACAACAAAAAACAGAAAGTTTTATCGGGGATTGTCGGCAAGACGTATCATGTACCATATTTAAGCGATACACTTACTTTTAGAATTGAACGAATGGAAGCTGCCCCTGGCCAAAAATTTAAAATAGGCAAGATGGAGCGCCTTGACGCAATCGAAGCATTCAAGGGCGCCTTTAATATTAAAGAAAGAGGTAAAAAAACTGGGATACTTGAATTCAGTTATCAAGACATCTATCCTGATCGAGCCACTAAAGTCCTTAATGAAATCGCAACTTCCTATTTAAGGCAAAACGTCGAACAGCGCAATGCAGAAGCACAAAAAACGCTAGAATTTTTGGAAAAGCAACTCCCCATTGTCAAAGCACAAATGGATAGCACGTTGCTCAAGTACAACACGTACCGCAATAAGGTCGGTTCTGTAGACATTTATGCAGAAACAAAACTTGTTTTGGAAAAGCGCAATAAGCTACAACAAAGTTTACTAGAACTCCAACAAAAGAAACAAAGCGCTATTCGCTTGTTCCAACCAGAGCATCCGACAATCAAGACTCTTGAAGAACAAGAAAACAACCTAAAACGCGAATTGGCCAACAACACTGCGGCAACAAAAAAACTTCCGAACACCCAACAGGAAGTGCTTAAGTTGACAAACGAAGTAGACATGAGCAAGTTGATGTACACAACAATGCTCAACAACATCCAGCAGCTCAAGCTCGTATCTGCAGGTGAGGTCGGTTCCGTTCGAATCATCGACTTTGCAGAAGAAGTTTTTCGCCCCATAAAGCCGAAAAAAAGCTTAATCGTATGTATAGCACTATTCCTAGGATTCCTTATCGGCGCAAGCATTTCGACTCTTAAAAGCAAAATCAGCAACGGAGTCCGTGACGCCCACTTTATCGAAAGAGAAACTGGCTATAGCGTCTATGCCAAGGTTCCCAAAGGCAATCCCAAGGGCACCAAAGGAACTCGACCGCTTGCAGTCGTCGAACCCGACGATGTCGCGGTCGAATCGCTCCGCACATTACGCAGCTCACTCGAATTCAGCATGGACGAGAGTTCGAATTCAATCATCGGAGTCAGCGGTCTTATCCCCGGTGTAGGCAAGAGCTTTGTTTCAGTAAACCTCGCCGCTCTTTATGCTGGCCTCGGAAAGAAGGTTCTTCTCATCGACGCAGACCTTCGCAAGGGACGTCTCCACAAGGAATTTGGCATCAAGCGTGGCAAGGGTCTTTCCCAGATTCTCTTGCACACAGCAACGGCTGAAGAAGTGATTAGCTCAACGGAAGTCGAAAACCTTGACATAATTCCTTGCGGAATGGTTCCAAGCAACCCGTCCGAGCTCCTTGGTTCTAAGCGCTATAGCGAATTGATTGAAGAACTCAAGAGCAAGTATGACTTAATCATCGTTGACACGCCGCCAATCATGCTCGTGACAGACGCTGCTCTTGCTTGCCGAGTTGCCGCACAAATCGTTATGGTCATCGAATATAACAAGCACAGCATTGAAGCCATCCAGGATGGTATGAAGCAATTGCTCAAGGGTAATACATCCGCTCATGCAAGCTTTGTTATCAACAAGTACGAGCACGGCCACAACGATGGATACGGCTATAAATACGGGAAGTATTAA
- a CDS encoding GDSL-type esterase/lipase family protein: MRKNIEKVIFCVLIFCLGELTSCVNTAESSEICFIGDSITFLWDLEYYFPDKNIVKHGVSGTRIENIEKWNIDDCIGKKTVVLIGTNNIASNADEKPLEDSFYNYFFKYYGGLVHRLKATPFIAVSVLPRNEDGRQPTLVNEQIEILNNRIRRFLDTAGVDYKYINAFPYFLREGYSINNDLFSDGLHPSQEGYELLSRIIGGEI; this comes from the coding sequence ATGAGAAAAAATATAGAAAAAGTCATCTTTTGCGTATTAATCTTTTGTTTGGGCGAATTGACTTCGTGTGTTAATACCGCTGAATCCTCAGAAATTTGTTTTATTGGTGATTCAATAACTTTTTTATGGGATTTAGAGTATTATTTCCCTGACAAAAATATTGTGAAACATGGTGTGAGTGGAACGAGAATAGAGAATATCGAAAAATGGAATATTGACGATTGTATCGGAAAAAAGACGGTTGTATTAATCGGAACTAATAATATTGCCTCTAATGCTGATGAAAAACCTTTAGAGGATTCGTTTTATAATTATTTCTTTAAATATTATGGTGGGTTGGTTCACCGATTGAAAGCGACTCCTTTTATTGCTGTATCTGTTTTGCCTCGCAATGAGGATGGTCGGCAACCGACTCTTGTGAATGAACAAATTGAAATATTAAATAATCGAATAAGAAGATTTCTTGATACTGCAGGTGTGGATTACAAGTATATAAATGCATTCCCTTATTTTTTGCGAGAAGGATATAGCATTAATAATGATTTGTTTTCGGATGGATTGCATCCAAGTCAAGAAGGCTATGAATTGTTGAGCCGTATAATAGGTGGTGAAATATGA
- a CDS encoding acyltransferase family protein, protein MPNIRIFWLDSVKFICIMFVMLSHLDSRTFIQYLFYDPFFLTCFFFASGFAYKHQNNFKTFVYKKFRGLFIPWFVFSNINILLSHLISFNSHEDITKEFILNLVQLRGHGDGVWFVAALFIAFIPFYYFIQYHQNSRSPHKTGKLLFASFILSLASVLFEKYADPQIFPWNEAVLPWHVEYIFQANFFMILGYLYKAHNFDERFASLFRPAPLLLGWSFYIAIIYIPYYAHCSIASTARILVSYAISLLGCILIIGTSKKIPYNRYVAFIGQNTLIYFALHGKCYSVLQTLADRFFHDYYQTILNNELYSSLFAIALTLLLSLILIIPALIINKYFYFIIGRKKVTSKSQEK, encoded by the coding sequence ATGCCTAATATTAGAATTTTTTGGCTCGACTCTGTAAAATTCATCTGCATTATGTTCGTCATGCTATCCCATCTAGATAGCAGAACTTTTATACAATACCTTTTTTATGATCCGTTCTTCTTAACTTGCTTTTTCTTTGCTTCAGGTTTTGCCTACAAACATCAAAATAATTTTAAGACCTTTGTTTACAAGAAATTTCGAGGTCTTTTCATTCCTTGGTTCGTTTTCAGCAATATAAACATACTATTATCACATTTGATTTCGTTCAATTCTCATGAAGACATCACAAAAGAATTCATTTTAAATCTAGTTCAACTTAGAGGCCACGGCGATGGCGTCTGGTTTGTTGCAGCCCTATTCATAGCGTTTATTCCATTCTACTACTTCATTCAATACCACCAAAATTCAAGAAGTCCCCATAAAACAGGAAAGCTTCTTTTTGCATCTTTCATTCTATCTCTAGCGAGCGTATTGTTTGAGAAATATGCCGACCCCCAAATATTCCCATGGAATGAGGCAGTTCTTCCTTGGCATGTTGAATACATTTTTCAAGCAAATTTCTTCATGATTCTAGGTTACTTATATAAAGCTCATAATTTTGATGAACGTTTTGCATCGTTGTTTCGACCAGCTCCATTACTATTGGGTTGGAGCTTTTATATTGCCATCATATACATTCCCTACTACGCCCATTGCAGTATTGCATCCACAGCAAGAATCCTTGTAAGTTATGCAATCAGTTTATTAGGTTGCATTCTAATCATAGGCACGTCAAAAAAGATTCCCTATAACCGCTATGTAGCCTTTATAGGGCAAAATACTTTGATTTACTTTGCACTTCATGGAAAATGTTATTCTGTTTTGCAAACATTAGCCGACCGATTTTTTCACGATTATTACCAAACGATTTTGAACAATGAACTATACTCTTCACTATTTGCCATTGCATTGACATTATTACTTTCGTTAATTCTCATAATTCCCGCATTAATAATCAATAAATATTTCTACTTCATTATCGGAAGAAAGAAAGTTACATCAAAGAGTCAAGAAAAATGA
- a CDS encoding ATP-grasp domain-containing protein yields the protein MIQHQVLVIGGIHHNILGVIRSLGFARIPDIKVILVGKEPDFVSRSKYIKKRNIVKIASDNLLLEALFKIGREAQEKPIVICSSDTSISIIDQNYDELSKFFILPNAQNKQGEINRLMSKSVQCQIAEQCGLNVPQSICTNDATNLEKWNIFPCIIKPSESINGSKSNIKICHTPEELVCATKEFKGNEFQIQQFIEKDSEFQLIGCSLNHGKDVTIPGYTSIIRQPDNTNTGYLQYKGIDSFISDSFLTKVKKFLQTTGYEGLFSVEFLRDKKGQDYFLEINMRNDGNSFCVTVAGINLPCLWYQNGTGTQVTGDTSKVRPVYFMPEIEDLREAVHQKVGLFTWLMQFLKTEAHAVFYFRDPAPFIYRLFAEFKRIFIKKLKH from the coding sequence ATGATACAGCATCAAGTACTTGTAATCGGAGGAATCCACCACAATATTCTAGGTGTTATCCGCAGTCTCGGCTTTGCCCGTATACCCGATATAAAAGTCATTTTGGTCGGCAAAGAACCCGATTTTGTTTCTCGTTCAAAATACATAAAAAAGAGAAATATTGTCAAGATTGCATCCGACAATCTTTTGCTGGAAGCCCTGTTTAAAATAGGCCGTGAGGCACAAGAAAAACCAATCGTCATTTGCTCAAGCGACACTAGTATCAGCATTATCGACCAGAACTACGATGAGCTCTCAAAATTTTTCATTTTACCGAACGCGCAAAACAAGCAGGGCGAAATAAACCGGCTAATGAGCAAGAGTGTACAATGCCAAATTGCTGAGCAATGCGGGTTAAACGTTCCACAATCAATTTGCACCAATGATGCAACCAATCTAGAAAAATGGAATATTTTCCCTTGCATCATCAAGCCCTCCGAAAGTATCAACGGCAGCAAAAGCAATATCAAAATTTGCCACACACCCGAAGAACTCGTATGCGCAACAAAAGAATTTAAAGGCAATGAATTCCAAATTCAGCAATTCATCGAGAAAGATTCCGAATTCCAGCTTATCGGGTGTTCCCTCAATCACGGGAAGGATGTCACTATCCCTGGATACACAAGCATCATCAGGCAACCGGACAACACCAATACAGGTTACCTGCAATACAAGGGCATCGATTCATTTATTTCAGATTCATTCTTGACAAAAGTGAAGAAGTTCCTACAAACAACTGGATACGAAGGCCTTTTCAGCGTTGAATTTTTGCGGGATAAAAAGGGGCAAGACTACTTCCTAGAAATAAACATGCGTAACGACGGGAACTCCTTCTGTGTTACTGTTGCCGGAATAAACCTACCCTGCCTTTGGTACCAAAACGGAACCGGGACTCAAGTCACTGGAGACACGTCAAAAGTCCGTCCTGTATACTTTATGCCGGAAATTGAGGATTTACGCGAAGCCGTCCACCAAAAGGTAGGCTTGTTCACTTGGTTGATGCAATTTTTAAAAACCGAAGCACACGCAGTTTTCTATTTTAGGGATCCTGCACCTTTCATATATAGGCTATTTGCAGAATTTAAAAGAATCTTCATAAAAAAATTAAAGCATTAG
- a CDS encoding glycosyltransferase, protein MNIAHIVWGLGIGGVESMLVDIANYQAQSHTVSIIVINDNIDPSLSSKLDSRIKLYPCKRKVGSKNPLPIIRLNLDLFQIKPDVIHVHMEGIVKLVRIKRKATIVRTIHNITSTPNEYPKFDKLFAISKAVQKRTKNQGFESEVIYNGIHFDQIKNDSHTQSTHLRIVNVGRLENDKGQKILIEAAKILKEHGIDFSIDFIGNGKNKSELKELTNKYHIESNINFLGFQSRTYVYENLCHYDLYVQPSIFEGFGLTIAEAIAAKVPVITSDLEGPIEVIDGGHYGIPFLCGNANDLANKIIQFYNNTINIDTDTAWLYAHENFNIEATAQKYLDEYAKLLF, encoded by the coding sequence ATGAACATAGCACACATCGTATGGGGGCTAGGCATTGGCGGCGTGGAGTCCATGTTGGTTGACATCGCCAACTATCAGGCGCAATCACACACAGTAAGCATCATCGTCATCAATGACAATATTGACCCGTCACTGTCAAGCAAGCTAGACTCTAGAATAAAGCTCTATCCGTGCAAGCGAAAAGTCGGTTCCAAAAACCCCTTGCCCATCATCCGCCTTAACCTGGACCTGTTCCAAATCAAGCCCGACGTCATCCACGTCCATATGGAGGGAATTGTCAAGCTAGTCCGCATTAAGCGCAAGGCAACCATCGTCCGTACCATACACAACATAACCAGCACACCGAACGAATATCCAAAATTCGACAAGCTTTTTGCCATCAGTAAGGCTGTGCAAAAAAGAACCAAGAACCAAGGCTTCGAATCAGAAGTCATTTACAATGGCATTCACTTCGACCAGATTAAAAACGACTCGCATACCCAAAGCACGCATTTACGCATTGTAAATGTCGGCCGTCTAGAAAACGACAAAGGTCAGAAAATTCTTATTGAAGCGGCAAAGATTCTAAAAGAACATGGTATAGATTTCTCTATTGACTTTATCGGAAACGGGAAAAACAAAAGCGAGCTCAAGGAACTCACTAATAAATACCATATAGAAAGCAATATCAACTTTCTTGGATTCCAATCTAGAACTTATGTTTACGAGAACCTATGCCATTACGATCTATACGTGCAACCATCCATTTTCGAGGGATTTGGGCTCACAATCGCAGAGGCAATTGCAGCGAAGGTGCCCGTGATAACAAGCGACCTGGAAGGTCCCATCGAGGTTATTGATGGCGGGCACTACGGGATTCCATTCCTATGCGGTAATGCAAATGATTTAGCCAATAAGATTATCCAATTCTACAACAATACAATCAACATAGACACAGACACAGCATGGCTCTATGCTCATGAGAATTTCAATATAGAAGCAACAGCACAAAAATATTTAGATGAATACGCTAAGCTTTTATTTTAG
- a CDS encoding lipopolysaccharide biosynthesis protein has translation MSSIASKSIHGIIWSAVERFSLQGVQFFIGIVLARLLSPSDFGMIGMLSIFMSVSQTLIDCGFSNALIRLKKASSKDYGTAFLVNFSISVLIFFVLFCVAPFVASFYKMPELQPVMRVFAVTLIINALFTIHKVRLTRNVDFKTQSKISFCAALFSGILGIVLAYKGFGVWSLVYQAVCNSLLNFVLLVAGLKWFPSFVFSKESFRSLFGFGSKLLVASIISSIYSNLYNIVIGKQYSASNLGFYTRAESLGNFPSQNVSGILSRVTFPILSQLQDDCKRLRSIYVKYLQISCFVVFPLMMGLAALAKPLIILLLGEKWMTSVLLLQILCFALMLDPICSINLNLLYVKGRSDLVLKLEIIKKTIAVIILVLSLPFGLVGLCTGRAIYGVVATTLNMTYTKSFIDLSILGQVKLILPSMLLSFLMAGASYSVTLMDLNYGILLILGILVGMVLYLGIAKLLHMESMEQLLNIAKSKIKA, from the coding sequence ATGTCATCAATAGCTTCGAAATCAATTCATGGGATTATTTGGAGTGCTGTAGAACGGTTCTCTTTGCAGGGTGTGCAATTCTTTATTGGAATTGTTTTGGCTCGGTTGTTGTCTCCGTCAGATTTTGGTATGATTGGCATGCTTTCAATATTTATGAGCGTGTCTCAGACATTAATTGATTGTGGCTTTTCAAATGCTCTGATTCGCTTAAAAAAAGCTTCTTCTAAGGATTATGGAACTGCTTTTCTTGTAAATTTTTCTATTAGCGTTTTGATCTTTTTTGTATTGTTTTGTGTGGCTCCCTTTGTTGCATCTTTTTATAAAATGCCTGAGTTGCAACCTGTGATGAGGGTGTTTGCCGTGACTTTGATTATAAATGCCTTGTTTACGATCCACAAAGTAAGATTGACAAGAAATGTTGATTTTAAAACACAATCTAAGATTTCTTTTTGTGCTGCTTTGTTTTCTGGAATACTTGGGATTGTTCTTGCATATAAAGGCTTTGGCGTCTGGAGCTTGGTTTACCAAGCTGTTTGTAATTCGTTGTTAAATTTTGTTTTGTTGGTTGCTGGTTTAAAATGGTTTCCGAGTTTCGTTTTTAGCAAAGAATCTTTTCGGTCACTTTTTGGATTTGGGTCTAAACTTTTAGTAGCTAGTATTATTTCGTCAATTTATTCCAATTTATATAATATTGTAATTGGAAAACAATATTCTGCAAGTAATCTGGGTTTTTATACAAGAGCCGAATCTTTAGGAAACTTTCCATCGCAAAATGTTTCCGGTATTTTATCAAGAGTAACATTCCCTATTCTCTCTCAGCTACAAGACGATTGCAAACGATTGAGATCTATCTATGTGAAATATTTACAGATTTCTTGTTTTGTCGTTTTCCCATTGATGATGGGGCTTGCAGCACTTGCAAAACCTCTCATTATATTATTGCTAGGGGAAAAATGGATGACGTCTGTATTATTGCTGCAAATCCTTTGTTTTGCGTTAATGCTAGATCCGATTTGTAGTATTAATTTGAATTTGTTGTATGTTAAGGGGCGTTCTGATTTGGTCCTTAAATTAGAAATTATTAAAAAGACGATAGCGGTGATTATATTGGTTTTGTCGCTTCCTTTTGGGCTTGTAGGACTTTGTACAGGGCGTGCTATTTATGGTGTCGTTGCGACAACGCTAAATATGACATATACAAAAAGCTTTATTGATTTGTCAATTTTGGGACAAGTGAAACTGATTTTACCGTCAATGCTATTGTCTTTCTTGATGGCTGGTGCTTCTTATTCAGTGACTTTAATGGACTTAAACTATGGAATTCTGTTAATTTTAGGGATTCTTGTGGGTATGGTGTTGTATTTGGGAATTGCCAAATTATTGCACATGGAATCTATGGAGCAACTTTTGAATATCGCTAAGTCTAAAATAAAAGCTTAG
- a CDS encoding CDP-glycerol glycerophosphotransferase family protein, whose translation MIVVMKICKISIFEEKDLCAAMITELKKRFVRKIKLGVLAFFEFLGAFSKQIILFESYPDFDGSPWMIYQELKNRGYEKKYRLVWAVDKSLVPPKKIECIPFFGNISLYDRFRRFRYKVITKLIIDSNRYIEKTSLKTFRLHTRHGGTLKRVDQYSHAIGKIDYILSLSSEMACLESSVVYKGAGLDREQFLPLGYPNNDRLFIPLDQSVIRPWEYDCNNVRYKKIIGWMPTFRRHKFGHRVDCSKKFPFGVPLLYQREAFEKLNDFLKEKGVLLALKIHHAQLDDFPKVNFSNIKIIPQDLLSKLNVSMMDLIKSFDALITDYSSIYHEYLLLNRPIALTIDDFEEYSAGTGFSIDYFEWIKGVYLNDVSDLTRFVDEVSENIDSAKNERNLALHRIHAFVDNQSTKRVVDFLAEKIPL comes from the coding sequence ATGATTGTTGTGATGAAAATTTGCAAAATTTCTATTTTTGAGGAAAAGGATTTATGTGCTGCAATGATTACCGAATTGAAAAAAAGATTTGTTCGAAAAATAAAATTAGGTGTGTTGGCTTTTTTTGAATTTTTGGGCGCTTTTTCTAAACAAATAATTCTTTTCGAGTCGTATCCGGATTTTGATGGTTCCCCTTGGATGATTTATCAGGAACTGAAAAATCGAGGATATGAAAAAAAATATCGGTTGGTATGGGCTGTTGATAAATCTCTTGTTCCCCCCAAAAAAATAGAATGTATTCCTTTTTTTGGAAATATATCTCTTTATGACCGTTTTAGACGCTTCCGTTATAAAGTGATCACGAAACTTATTATTGATAGTAACCGGTATATTGAAAAAACTAGTCTAAAAACATTTCGTTTGCATACAAGACATGGGGGAACGCTGAAAAGAGTTGATCAGTATTCACATGCTATTGGTAAGATAGATTATATTCTTTCATTGTCGAGTGAAATGGCTTGTTTGGAATCGTCTGTTGTGTATAAGGGCGCCGGCTTAGATCGTGAACAATTCCTTCCATTGGGTTATCCTAATAATGATAGATTGTTTATTCCTCTGGATCAGTCTGTCATAAGACCATGGGAGTATGACTGCAATAATGTACGATATAAAAAAATTATTGGATGGATGCCTACTTTTCGTAGGCACAAATTTGGTCATAGGGTAGATTGTTCAAAAAAATTCCCTTTTGGCGTTCCTTTATTGTATCAAAGAGAAGCTTTTGAAAAGTTGAATGATTTTTTAAAAGAAAAAGGTGTTTTATTGGCGTTAAAAATACATCATGCTCAATTAGATGATTTTCCAAAGGTCAATTTTTCAAATATCAAGATAATTCCACAGGATTTGTTGAGCAAATTGAATGTTTCGATGATGGACTTGATAAAATCATTTGATGCTTTAATAACGGATTATTCTTCCATATATCATGAATATTTGCTTTTAAATCGTCCAATAGCTTTAACAATAGATGATTTTGAAGAATACTCTGCAGGTACAGGCTTTAGCATTGATTACTTTGAGTGGATAAAAGGCGTTTATTTAAACGACGTCTCGGATTTGACGCGTTTTGTTGATGAAGTCTCTGAAAATATAGATTCTGCGAAAAATGAAAGAAATTTAGCCTTGCATCGTATTCATGCTTTTGTTGATAATCAATCGACAAAGCGGGTTGTTGATTTTCTTGCTGAAAAAATTCCGTTATAG
- a CDS encoding glycosyltransferase family 2 protein, with protein sequence MPKVSVIIPVYNVSIKYLKEMISSLSSQAMSDAEFLIVFDGDNESLEAQCKDLISQDNRFTIIKKRHSGVSDTRNFGIQHAQGEYISFVDADDWVSSDIYPKAYQIAKANNSDIVFWDMASVYDNGQIEKEFFENESIPSISDEQKKLIMPQFVWVQHGKYAPIISVCCKLIKRSFLETNKIKFNSQLAIGEDRIFFFEAITKAKTISYLNECGYFYRQNPSSAMHRYHTGGLPYLIQYLDAFDRDFYQANRPIFGREAYRLFALSWELTYMNPQNPESYLRRMIQLSKEIKQKYIQDYLQYVDTKGLPLVKIIDLFLFRHKITLSLWIRGLIRLMKKIYAS encoded by the coding sequence ATGCCTAAAGTTTCTGTAATCATCCCCGTTTATAACGTCAGTATCAAGTATCTCAAGGAAATGATCAGTTCTCTGTCATCACAAGCGATGAGTGATGCGGAATTTCTAATTGTTTTTGACGGAGACAATGAATCTTTAGAGGCTCAATGCAAGGATCTCATTAGCCAAGATAATCGTTTTACTATTATCAAAAAAAGACATAGTGGTGTTTCTGATACTCGAAATTTTGGAATTCAACACGCTCAAGGAGAGTACATATCATTTGTAGATGCGGATGATTGGGTATCATCAGACATTTACCCCAAAGCCTACCAAATTGCCAAGGCAAACAACAGTGACATTGTTTTTTGGGACATGGCATCCGTTTACGACAATGGGCAAATCGAAAAGGAATTTTTCGAAAACGAATCCATTCCATCAATTTCTGATGAGCAAAAAAAACTTATAATGCCTCAATTCGTTTGGGTACAGCACGGGAAATACGCACCCATTATTTCTGTATGTTGCAAGCTCATTAAAAGAAGTTTTCTCGAAACTAACAAAATTAAATTTAATTCGCAACTAGCTATTGGCGAAGACCGAATATTCTTTTTTGAAGCAATAACTAAAGCAAAAACGATATCATACTTAAACGAATGCGGATATTTTTATCGTCAAAACCCATCATCTGCAATGCACAGGTACCATACGGGAGGACTTCCCTACTTAATTCAATATCTAGATGCTTTTGATCGAGATTTTTACCAAGCAAATCGTCCCATTTTTGGAAGGGAAGCATATCGTTTATTTGCCTTAAGCTGGGAGCTAACATACATGAACCCCCAAAATCCTGAATCGTATCTGCGAAGAATGATTCAACTATCCAAAGAAATCAAGCAAAAATACATTCAGGATTATTTGCAATATGTCGATACAAAAGGATTGCCCCTTGTAAAAATAATCGATTTATTTTTGTTCAGACACAAAATCACCCTATCATTATGGATTCGCGGGTTGATCAGGCTTATGAAAAAAATTTACGCATCCTGA